A stretch of Triticum aestivum cultivar Chinese Spring chromosome 1D, IWGSC CS RefSeq v2.1, whole genome shotgun sequence DNA encodes these proteins:
- the LOC123172114 gene encoding peroxidase 1-like yields the protein MASRAPTMVALLLAAVAATCARAQLHDKFYSESCPSVEEVVRKEMVRALSLAPSLAGPLLRMHFHDCFVRGCDGSVLLDSANKTAEKDAQPNQTLRGFGFVERVKAAVEKACPDTVSCADILALIARDAVWLSKGPFWTVPLGRRDGSVSISNETDALPPPTSNFTVLTQLFAAVNLDTKDLVVLSAGHTIGTSHCFSFSDRLYNFTGMENPSDIDPSLEPQYMMRLKSKCASLNDNTTLVEMDPGSFKTFDTDYFKLVSKRRGLFHSDGALLTDPFTRAYVQRHATGAFKDEFFADFAASMIKMGNANPLTGSQGEIRKKCSVVNH from the exons ATGGCGTCCAGGGCTCCGACGATGGTGGCGCTGCTgctcgcggcggtggcggcgacgtgCGCGCGGGCGCAGCTGCACGACAAGTTCTACAGCGAGTCGTGCCCCAGCGTGGAGGAAGTCGTGAGGAAGGAGATGGTGAGGGCGCTGTCACTGGCGCCCAGCCTCGCCGGGCCGCTCCTCCGGATgcacttccacgactgcttcgtcagG GGGTGCGACGGCTCGGTTCTGCTGGACTCGGCCAACAAGACGGCGGAGAAGGACGCGCAGCCGAACCAGACGCTGCGAGGCTTCGGCTTTGTCGAGAGggtgaaggccgcggtggagaaggcctgccccgacaccgtctcctgcgccgacatcctCGCCCTCATTGCCAGGGACGCAGTATGGCTG AGCAAGGGTCCATTCTGGACAGTTCCTCTCGGCCGGCGAGACGGCAGCGTGTCCATTTCCAACGAGACTGACGCTCTGCCACCCCCGACCTCCAACTTCACCGTGCTCACCCAGCTCTTCGCCGCCGTGAACCTCGACACAAAGGACCTTGTCGTCTTGTCCGCCGGGCACACCATCGGGACGTCGCACTGCTTTTCCTTCTCCGACCGGCTCTACAACTTCACCGGCATGGAGAACCCCAGCGACATCGACCCCTCGCTGGAGCCGCAGTACATGATGCGGCTAAAAAGCAAGTGTGCCAGCCTCAACGACAACACCACCCTCGTGGAGATGGACCCCGGCAGCTTCAAGACCTTCGACACCGACTACTTCAAGCTGGTGAGCAAGCGGAGGGGCCTCTTCCACTCTGACGGCGCCCTCCTCACCGACCCCTTCACCCGCGCCTACGTCCAGCGCCATGCCACCGGCGCCTTCAAGGACGAGTTCTTCGCAGACTTCGCCGCCTCCATGATCAAGATGGGCAACGCCAACCCGCTCACCGGAAGCCAGGGCGAGATCAGGAAGAAGTGCAGCGTGGTTAACCATTAA